One part of the Vibrio palustris genome encodes these proteins:
- a CDS encoding ROK family protein gives MTGGQIGNVDLVKQLNSAVVYRLIDQQGPISRIQIADISQLAPASVTKITRQLLERGLIKEVAQQASTGGRRAISLTTEVAPFHSIAIRVGRDYIYLGLYDLAGQEKHLERQLFTYTTQEELVNGLTHFIEDFKQRHSVMIDQLIAISVVLPGLINPENGVIEYMPNISIDTHKLLLAETLEQHFNISCFVGNDVRAMALAEHYFGASKDSYDSIVVSVHHGVGAGIIVNGQVFLGHNHNVGEIGHIQVNPLGDRCQCGNFGCLETVASEPAIIHHIRQRLEQGYPSSLPHNELLSIETICYHAINGDELATMALTQAANDLGKAIAMTVNMFNPQKIVIAGKINLAERIVYPALQRNINHQSLHAFREQLTIVPSNIDEHPALNAFALIKRAMLNGDLLQRLLD, from the coding sequence ATGACTGGCGGGCAAATCGGTAATGTAGATTTAGTAAAACAATTAAACAGTGCAGTTGTGTATCGTTTAATCGATCAACAAGGGCCTATATCAAGAATTCAAATTGCCGATATTAGCCAACTTGCTCCAGCAAGTGTGACCAAAATTACTCGCCAATTGCTTGAGCGTGGCTTGATAAAAGAAGTCGCTCAACAAGCCTCAACGGGCGGCAGACGGGCGATTTCTCTTACCACGGAAGTCGCCCCGTTTCATTCCATTGCGATTCGTGTTGGACGAGATTATATCTATTTAGGTTTGTATGATTTAGCCGGACAAGAAAAACATCTGGAGCGTCAGTTATTCACGTATACGACTCAAGAAGAACTGGTTAACGGATTAACACACTTCATCGAGGATTTTAAACAGCGTCATAGCGTCATGATTGACCAACTTATTGCCATTAGCGTGGTTCTTCCTGGTTTAATCAACCCAGAGAATGGCGTGATCGAATACATGCCTAACATCAGTATCGACACCCATAAATTATTACTCGCCGAAACGCTTGAACAACACTTTAACATTAGTTGTTTTGTGGGGAATGATGTCCGAGCCATGGCGCTAGCTGAGCACTATTTTGGGGCGAGTAAAGATAGCTATGACTCGATTGTTGTCAGCGTTCATCATGGTGTGGGTGCGGGTATCATTGTTAACGGCCAAGTCTTTTTAGGCCATAATCACAACGTCGGAGAAATCGGTCATATCCAAGTTAATCCACTTGGTGACCGCTGCCAATGCGGTAATTTTGGCTGCTTAGAAACAGTGGCATCAGAACCGGCGATTATCCACCATATTCGACAACGTTTAGAACAAGGTTATCCATCGTCATTACCACACAATGAACTCCTTAGTATTGAAACTATTTGCTATCACGCCATTAACGGCGATGAACTGGCCACAATGGCGCTTACCCAGGCGGCTAACGATTTAGGGAAAGCCATCGCCATGACAGTGAACATGTTCAACCCGCAAAAAATTGTCATTGCCGGCAAAATTAATCTTGCCGAGCGCATCGTCTACCCTGCACTACAACGCAATATCAATCATCAATCATTACATGCATTTCGTGAACAACTTACGATTGTGCCATCCAATATTGATGAGCACCCCGCGCTGAATGCCTTTGCATTAATCAAACGGGCAATGCTAAATGGTGATTTACTGCAAAGATTATTAGATTAA